One part of the Glycine soja cultivar W05 chromosome 11, ASM419377v2, whole genome shotgun sequence genome encodes these proteins:
- the LOC114376811 gene encoding nucleobase-ascorbate transporter 12-like, whose product MSSSDPNNRNRHAPSLHEPKPMPPSSWAKKTGFRPKFSGETNVTDSGPISTPPPNVDLEAGRVRTPATANGVANGDKAPVPVPPPPAAARKRRDSDGGPRSSVPSTNGQAPAAETAPPPRRTARHEEVVDGLPADDDGFVSRHSHMKYELRDSPGLVPIGVYGIQHYFSILGSLILIPLVIVPAMGGTHEETSMVVSTVLFVSGVTTLLHIAFGSRLPLIQGPSFVYLAPALAIINSPEFQGLNGNKFKHIMRELQGAIIIGSAFQTLLGYTGLMSLLVRLINPVVISPTIAAVGLSFYSYGFPLVGTCIEIGAVQILVVIVFSLYLRKISVLGHRIFLIYAVPLGLAITWAFAFLLTEAGVYSYKGCDVNIPASNMVSEHCRKHFSRMRHCRVDTSQALKSSTWFRFPYPLQWGTPVFHWKMAIVMCVVSLISSVDSVGSYHASSLLVASRPPTPGVLSRGIGLEGLSSVLAGLWGTGTGSTTLTENVHTIAVTKMGSRKAVQLGACFLIVLSLVGKVGGFIASIPKVMVAGLLCFMWAMLTALGLSNLRYSEAGSSRNIIIVGLSLFFSLSIPAYFQQYGISPNSNLSVPSYFQPYIVTSHGPFHSKYGGLNYVLNTLFSLHMVIAFLVAFILDNTVPGSKQERGVYVWSKAEVARREPAVANDYELPLKVGRIFRWVKWVGL is encoded by the exons ATGTCCAGTTCCGATCCTAACAACCGTAACCGCCACGCTCCGTCTCTGCATGAGCCCAAGCCCATGCCGCCTTCTTCTTGGGCCAAGAAAACGGGCTTCAGGCCCAAATTCTCCGGCGAGACCAATGTCACCGATTCCGGCCCGATATCCACGCCGCCGCCCAACGTGGATCTCGAGGCCGGTCGTGTTCGAACTCCGGCAACCGCTAACGGCGTCGCCAACGGCGACAAGGCTCCCGTCCCGGTTCCGCCGCCACCTGCCGCGGCTAGGAAGCGGAGAGACTCCGACGGCGGGCCGAGGAGTTCTGTTCCCAGCACCAACGGACAAGCGCCGGCGGCGGAGACGGCTCCACCGCCGCGGAGAACGGCGAGGCACGAGGAAGTGGTGGACGGCTTGCCGGCGGATGACGACGGGTTTGTGTCGCGGCACTCgcatatgaagtatgaactcAGAGATTCGCCTGGTTTAG TTCCTATTGGCGTGTACGGAATTCAGCACTACTTTTCGATATTAGGTTCGTTGATTCTGATTCCGCTTGTGATTGTTCCTGCCATGGGAGGCACTCAC GAGGAAACTTCTATGGTGGTATCGACCGTGCTCTTTGTCTCGGGGGTGACTACTCTCTTGCATATTGCTTTTGGCTCTAGGTTGCCCTTGATTCAGGGCCCTTCTTTTGTTTATCTCGCACCTGCACTCGCAATAATCAACTCCCCAGAGTTTCAAGGATTGAATGGAAAT AAATTCAAGCATATAATGAGGGAGCTACAGGGGGCTATAATTATTGGCTCCGCTTTCCAAACTTTACTTGGATATACTGGACTTATGTCGCTGTTAGTAAG GCTGATCAATCCTGTAGTTATATCCCCAACTATTGCTGCAGTTGGACTTTCATTCTACAGTTATGGCTTCCCATTAGTTGGTACATGTATTGAGATCGGTGCAGTACAAATATTAGTGGTTATTGTTTTTTCTCTT TATCTTCGTAAGATATCTGTTCTTGGACATCGCATTTTTCTAATATATGCA GTTCCTCTGGGTCTGGCAATTACATGGGCATTTGCTTTCTTGCTGACTGAAGCAGGAGTTTACAGCTACAAAGGGTGTGATGTAAATATACCTGCCTCAAATATGGTTTCAGAGCACTGCAGAAAGCATTTTTCAAGGATGAGGCACTGTCGGGTTGATACTTCTCAAGCATTGAAATCCTCTACATGGTTTAGGTTTCCTTATCCACTACAATGGGGTACTCCTGTCTTCCATTGGAAAATGGCTATTGTAATGTGTGTGGTTTCCTTAATCTCATCTGTGGATTCG GTTGGCTCATACCATGCATCTTCATTATTGGTAGCATCCAGACCGCCAACTCCTGGAGTTCTTAGTCGAGGAATTGGTTTGGAAGGTCTTTCCAGTGTCTTGGCTGGTCTCTGGGGAACTGGAACTGGATCTACAACTTTAACTGAAAATGTTCACACAATTGCTGTGACTAAAATGGGAAGCCGCAAGGCAGTTCAACTGGGTGCATGCTTTCTGATAGTGTTATCGCTTGTAG GTAAGGTTGGAGGATTCATTGCTTCAATTCCCAAAGTCATGGTTGCTGGTCTCCTCTGCTTTATGTGGGCAATGCTCACAGCATTAGGATTGTCTAATCTACGCTATAGTGAGGCTGGAAGCTCTCGGAATATCATCATAGTTGGGTTAtcattgtttttctctctttccatACCTGCCTACTTTCAACAATATGGCATCTCTCCAAATTCCAACTTGTCTGTGCCAAGTTATTTTCAGCCCTACATTGTGACTTCTCACGGGCCTTTCCACAGCAAATATGGAGGG TTGAACTATGTCTTGAACACACTTTTTTCGCTACACATGGTGATAGCGTTTCTTGTCGCTTTTATCCTGGATAATACTGTACCTGGCAGTAAGCAGGAACGTGGGGTATATGTTTGGTCCAAAGCTGAGGTTGCTAGAAGAGAGCCTGCTGTTGCTAATGACTATGAATTGCCCTTGAAAGTTGGTCGGATTTTCAGATGGGTGAAGTGGGTTGGCCTGTAA